A stretch of DNA from Parafrankia discariae:
TGCTGCGCCGGATCGTCCGCGAACACGCCCGCGGACGCCCGGACGCCCACGAGGCGGCCGAGACCGCCGTCCAGCTCGGCGCACCCGAACAGATCGAGACGTTCGAGGAGATCGCGACGTCTGACCGGGCTGGGAGGTCCGATCGGGCCGGCACGTCCGACCGGGCCGGGCTGCCGAATGGGAACGTGCGGGTCGTCGAGCCCCCCGGGTCGGAGGGCCTCGGCCGCGAACGGGCCCAGGAGTCGAGGCTGCCCGCGCTCGCGCCGCCGCCTCCCGGCCGTCCGAGCCGCGGCGAGGCGGTACATGCCAGGCCGGCACACGGCGCCGAGGCGCACGGCACCCCGGCACGGGGCGGCACCGGCCCTCGCGGCGCGGATCACGGAGGCACGGGCCCTCGCGGCGCGGGCTCCGGCGGGGCGGCACAGGAGGACGTCGAGCGGACCACCGTCCTGCAGGGCCCGTCCCCGCGTGGCAGCTCGGTCGAGGTGTCGCCGCAGGCCGGCGAGCGGAACCGCCATGACCCGGAGCCACTGGACCTGCTCGAACCGGAGCGGCGTGGTGGTACCGACGAACCGCGAGGCGGCGGGCGAAACCCTGGCCGCTAGCCTGCGCTCACGCTATGAGTCGCTTACTTTGCGCTATCGGCTATGCTCACAAATCGGTTCCGTCAGATCTTGGCCGTGGTCCGATGACCGGGCCGGACGCTCCTGTGGGGGGCCCCAAATGACTCCGCTTCACCTGCCGCCGAGAGGGCTCGCTTCGGCGTCCGCCCAGGCGCGGCTGACCGGCACCTCGCCACGCGCCTGGCGCCCTGAGGCGGGCGCCGCGTGAGCCGCTCCTCTCAGCAGGGCACGGAGTCCGGCCGGGCCCCATCCGCCCCGTCGCTGATCCGCATCCTGAAGCCGCGCTGGATGGTGATCGCCATCTCGGTGGTCATCCTGGCCGCGCTGGCGATGATCGTATCCAAGCAGCAGACCGCGACGTTCCAGGCGAGCTCCCGCATCTTCCTGGACACCTCGGGCGACACTCTCGGCGCGAACTCCGTGGACGCGGGCCGCTTCGTGCAGACGCAGGCCCAGCTCGCGACGTCGACGGCCACCCTGGACGAGATCGGCACCAAGCTGAAGATCTCCCGGGCGGACGTGGCGAGCCGGCTGAAGACGACCCCGTCGGACGAGGGCTACTTCTTCACGATCACCGGTACCGGAACCAGCGAGCAGGCCGCGATCGACTTCGTCAACGCCGCGAAGGACGCCTACACGTCCCAGCTCGGCAAGTCCGGCGCCGGAGACGGGACCATGGTCGAGGGGCTGACGCGGGCCCGTGACAGCAAGCAGGGTGAGATCGACGGTCTGATCGCCCAGCGTGATCCGGCTGTCACCAACAACACTCTCGACAATCAGATCAAGGTTCTTCAGGGCCAGGTCGGGGATCTCAACACCCTGATTCAGAAAGCCGGAGTCGGCGACGCGACGGCGGCTGGGACGATCCGGCTCGCCGAGCAGCCACGGTCGGAGGGCCAGGTCGCCCCGAGCCTGTTCCGTAACGTTCTCGTCGCGACGCTGCTCGGGCTGTTCGGCTCGGCGGCCGGGCTCTGGATCATGTACCAGCGGCGCCCGACCATCCTCGACCCGCACAACTCGGCCGACCTGATGGGC
This window harbors:
- a CDS encoding Wzz/FepE/Etk N-terminal domain-containing protein — translated: MSRSSQQGTESGRAPSAPSLIRILKPRWMVIAISVVILAALAMIVSKQQTATFQASSRIFLDTSGDTLGANSVDAGRFVQTQAQLATSTATLDEIGTKLKISRADVASRLKTTPSDEGYFFTITGTGTSEQAAIDFVNAAKDAYTSQLGKSGAGDGTMVEGLTRARDSKQGEIDGLIAQRDPAVTNNTLDNQIKVLQGQVGDLNTLIQKAGVGDATAAGTIRLAEQPRSEGQVAPSLFRNVLVATLLGLFGSAAGLWIMYQRRPTILDPHNSADLMGVPLIADLPASRTSANAAETLVSAMSAVMSPTSKVVAFTPASRTDLSSELVAAVAAAWSDDQGVVLILDTSAQSEVRASLEGLPRPTSAELPRWAHEPTCLARSSGTGRGHILYNRVSPARAARPGGLAPILADRAPVVDLVILVTAALADLPMTAASAIQADAVVVITSPDTNLKELEQVPRDWPALAERVVGVVHDGRTAVRRNAGGARGSSQAAVESITSASPVGGEAASRGPRDTEATDRYARPAKR